gcccgagagtcgggtacgcggtgtcgaatgtgttaagtcACGAAACTAGTTAATTTAGATACTAACTTAAATAGCTATTAGTTCGAGGTAGTACTTAACCAATTAGTTTAAGACATAATTTGCATGTAGCTAGCATAGTTAATATAGGTATTAAGGGGCTACCTGTGGTTtttatcgatttttgacaagttttgaatcgcgTCTCCTACATTTGCAGTACAGATTGATTTATAAGACAAACtgctatcggttcttcaattTTTCATCTCCATTcttgtctaccggattttgagAAAAAttcatacttatttttttatgatttttgatTTGCGTAACTCgattgctgtgaaggatcttacatatatgaaatctacatatttgggtccgtctttgacgtctcgggTAAAGtgaaaactaattaacacaaaagttatggccagaaaaccagttttttgccctaaaattgttcaactttgatgccaaatatctcgatgACAacgaactttgaagtaaatatgggatactatattacttaaagccgttgctgttaatatgataagttacaaaaaacatttgaaaattaagggattcagatcgaagatCATTGGCGTGGGGGAGCCCCTTAAGTGGAATGTAAGTAAACATTGCACTCCCATGCCGGGTAACTGTTGGGACAATGTTTTCGTATAAATGTCATCTTCTGTACATCGTTTGTCAATAAAGTGTttctatataacactttaaactctcgcgttttgtacacatatttaattacacaaacgatgaacaataaacattaaactttaacgggtagctgcaatttctttgtctaccccgaacatttttataaactaatttcgggtagtttagtggtgttttattaatatctccgttgacatttgttgggacgtcagtctttccgtgaccacagctggtgcaactcagctgaaacgtcggaattaaaggtaaaaacaatgaaattatatcgcggtagacccgtttgtgtaattaaataaagtgTTTCTATTCTATACAAACGAATACGTACTGATagaatttttttatcaaaatgaaatatgtaagaAAACGAGGGTTAAGGTGAATTGAGCGTCGATAAAAGAGTATATAACGGCAAAAAGCCATACCAATGTATGTAGAAAAGCTATCGGGTCCATTAAAATCACATACGTAAACTGGCCCACACTGGCGAAAAAATATCAATGTGAAGTATGTCAAAAGCAATTTAGAGACTCAAGTACTACTAACAAACGAATGTACctgtcaaaaataaaacaatgtatGATAATAAGTAAACATACATAATTGATAACATAGTAGCTAGTGTGATTGTATTGTGTAATAaagttgtatttattattattattctgtgAGTTTTATTTCAACTTCATACCTTTCTCTCCCTCGTAGTCAAAAATTTGCCTTtgaaactataatatttatactCACCGCAAAACTAAGTGGCGAGTCAGGGCATAAAGCCATCTctttcaccaggctgtatctcatgaatcgtgatagctaggcagatgaaaatttcacagatgctgtatttctgttgtcgctataacaatacctaaatactaaaaacaaaatgatgacgatgatccttccggccgattTCGACCATGGCGACCAGTTCGAATCCTagttaaaaacagaatatacgagtaataaatatttaagtcgggctctcatacaacaaacgtgatttttttgccgtttttttgcgtaatggtacggaacccctgcacgagtccgactcgcacatggccggttttttttaatgctttAGCAACGTTTTATTTCTGATGACTGTAGGAACCTCTTATCTCATTAGTACAAACCTAATACTTACAGTTTAATTATTAGTCTGATAAAAATAACTCTTTTTGTCAGGTCTTGTCAAAAAGGAAGTGAAAGAAGAGATGCAACGTGTGAAGGATGAGCCAGTGTACGACGACAGTGCCGAATCGAGCGAGGCTGCGCTGGACGAGCTGTACGCCGAGCACGTGGTCAAGGACGAGCTCGTGCTGGGGCCGGAGCGCCCGCACCGCCCCGACGTCGGCCTCGCGGTGCGCGGTAAGTTACTTGCTACAACTGGGTCAAGCCGAGATGGCAATCGTTTGCAGAAAACATTATCTTTTCCACATATCAGTTATttacgtttcgtttcgtttttaacAAATGATTTTCACCTTGACTAGGCACAGTGATATGTTTTGATGTTGTCGTGCATTTAGGAGCAGAGATATTGAATTACTTACACCTAATTTCAGTTTGCGACTTACATTGCTCTAAGTCGATCCCGACTAGCTTCGGCTGTCGCCGAACTGCGGGCATTTGTGCCTTGGCAGTTGGCAGTACTAACTAATACGTTAACGTAAATTGTAATTGCAATACTTTTCACAGATGGGACACTCGTCACACTCGGTGACACAGGTAAGTGTCCGCTGGCTTTGGATCGCGGAGGAACACAGCTCGCGCGGGTCTCCACCGAGCGGCGCGAGCGCTGCGACGACGCCACATCACACCACGTGCTAAGCGAGACCACGACCACTGAACACAATTCACCACTGAGTGGTGTAAAGCAACATAAACTAATGCACAGTGGTGAAAAATCATATCCATgtgaaatatgtaaaaaaaagtttagacgATTAGTTGAATTAAGCATTCATACACGAGTCCACACCGGCGAAAAACCATATCAGTGTGAAGTATGTCAAAAAAAGTTTACTCAATCGAGTCAAGTAAAAATACATAAACGATGCCACACTGGCGAAAAACCATATCAATGTGACGTGTGTGAAAAAAAGTTCACCCAATCGAGtcaattaaaattacataaacgATCCCACACTGGTGAAAAACCATACCAATGTGATGTGTGTGAAAACAAGTTTACCCAATCGAGTggattaaaattacataaacgATTCCACACTGGCGAAAAACCATATCAATGTGAAGTGTGTGAAAAAAAGTTTGCCCAATCGAGCCAATTAAAATCACATAAACGATCCCATACCGGTGAAAAACCATATCAATGTGAAGCGTGTGAAAAAAAGTTTAACCAATGGAGTggattaaaattacataaacgATCCCACACTGGCGAAAAACCATATCAATGTGAAGTATGTCAAAAGCAATTCAGAGACCCTAGTGTTGCAAAGATTCATAAACTAATACACACTGGCGAAAAACCATTTCAATGTGAACTGTGTGAAAAAAGATTCACTCAATTGGGTACTTTTATATCACATAAACGATCCCACACAGGCGAAAAACCATACCAATGTGACCTATGTGAAAAAAGATTAACTCAATCGGGtactttaaaattacataaactAGTACACACTGGTGAGAAACCATATCAGTGTGAAATGTGTGAAAAAAAATTCACTAgattaggtaatttaaaaacacATGAACGAGTTCACATTGGCGAATAACTGTATCAGTGTGAAGAGTATAAATAACAATTCAGAGAGTTGAGTCAATACTCAACTCCTTAATGTTGTAAAATGCTCGCTGTATTAGCTTGTTTACAATTAAACAAGCTAATACAGCGAGCATTTTACAACATTAAGGAATATACAACACCTAGCTTTTAAGTCACGAAACTAATTATTTTAGAGAATAACTTAACTAGCTATTAGTTCTAGGTAGTACCTAACCAATTCACTAATTAGTTTAAAACATTTGCATGTTGCTAGCATAGTTGTGACGTTTAGGGTCACATGTAGGTAGAGATAGATAGGTTAGAAATGAAAGTTTAATTTAGAAaaggtatttaatattatttataattacagGAAGTTAGCTAGGGTCGTGAGTCCGTAAAACTGAGCTGACACAGAGATAGAAATATAGAAACAAGTCCTTAAAAGGAGGCACTTTCCTGAGGCTCTACATCGCGGGCGTCGCAGTCGTAGATGGCTCTGCGGTACAGCGCCGAAGTCTCAGTTGGTCCAGAGTAGACCAGGATGGCTCCCCGCTGTGATTCTGGATCCTCAGCTCGGAACGGAAACCTTCCGGGATACAGAGCTTGCGCAATTGCGCATAGCGCAACCCGGGGTAGTGCAGGATAGAGGGTTTCAGGCAGGATGCAGGTAATTTCAACCCCAGACTTGATCCCTAGTATTATTGGTCATATTAGAATATGTACACAACAGTGACTGCTACATCCGGCCCACAAGGAAAGAAATACCAGGAAAGTTAACCTTTCAGCATTATTTTAGTGTTCACGGATGAAGCAGTCAGAAAAGAACAGATTAGTTAACAGCATAAAAGAATACAACGTAAAATTATTCCCAttggaaacttaaattaaatattcgcAACACTTACCCGATCCGGGGAAATGTACACAGCGTAATACTAATAGGGCACGATCTAAATAATATCAAGTtagataaattatattaatcTAGAGATTTTTAGTATCTTCTTTGCATAAAATTGTCGACGATGTCATTAATTTTCTTCAAGTGACAGAATTCTGAAAACTATTTGAAAATGTTTTCTAAATGTTTACAATCCGCCAGCACAAAACGCTTAGCGCAAACGAGGTTTAATAGCAAACCGTTACATACCCCCCTTTTTAGGTTAGGATTTTTGCTAGGAAAATCCGCTGCTAAGTCTCTATTTTACTTAACAGAAAAACAAGTTAACAATCAGGCTTCAATCACAAGATACCTCTTCATACATACAACACGCAGACAAACAAGCAACAAACACTACAGAAAAGTGTTTTTGCGTCCATACAGACTGAGTATTTTACTTATGCTAGTATAAAATACTCTCATATAACTATTAATAGATGTTAAATTCGTCTAACTCTAAACCTCAGTATCCAAGTTATTCACGCATACTATTCTTTATCATAAAACTTTGTAGAAgttttatattctaatataaTAGGCAAACAGCTCATTAACCGGTAGGGGTTAAAAGCAAATTAATTTTTTGAACTTTGTAGAAGTTCATTAACCGACAGGGGTTAATAAAAAATTAatttgtacctaataattaaaaaatttaaagaacatgatAGCGGTTTAGTTAGTAAGAGTTCCATGAGGGTAGTTTTAGAGAATTAGATTATAGACGTAGAGATAGCAGCAACGGAAGGAATTAATTTTAAGACTTATTATAGTTCGTGATTTTAAAATCTTTGACATGCCAGTCACCTAAATTATTACCCTGCATGTCTTCAAGTTCATAAACTAAATTAGATTTTTTAGTAACAACTTTACATGGCACATACTTTGGTGCTAGTTTCTTAGAAAATCTATTGCTTTTGTCACTCAGATAGAAAGTCTTTTTCCAGATAACATCACCAACTTTAAAGTCAAAATCTTTCCGGCGTAAGTTATAGTGTATACTATTTCTAGAAT
The Cydia splendana chromosome 24, ilCydSple1.2, whole genome shotgun sequence DNA segment above includes these coding regions:
- the LOC134802085 gene encoding zinc finger protein 239-like gives rise to the protein MPGLVKKEVKEEMQRVKDEPVYDDSAESSEAALDELYAEHVVKDELVLGPERPHRPDVGLAVRDGTLVTLGDTGKCPLALDRGGTQLARVSTERRERCDDATSHHVLSETTTTEHNSPLSGVKQHKLMHSGEKSYPCEICKKKFRRLVELSIHTRVHTGEKPYQCEVCQKKFTQSSQVKIHKRCHTGEKPYQCDVCEKKFTQSSQLKLHKRSHTGEKPYQCDVCENKFTQSSGLKLHKRFHTGEKPYQCEVCEKKFAQSSQLKSHKRSHTGEKPYQCEACEKKFNQWSGLKLHKRSHTGEKPYQCEVCQKQFRDPSVAKIHKLIHTGEKPFQCELCEKRFTQLGTFISHKRSHTGEKPYQCDLCEKRLTQSGS